CCAATTGCAACTGGTTTCATCTTTAAAAACCAATTGGTCTCCATATTGCTTGACTTCAACATTATCAATAAAATTAGCTCCGGCTTCGATCTGTACTTTCGTTTCCGGGCCTTGCGTAATCACTACTTCAATGCCTCTATAGACTTTAATTTTCTTAAATGGCAACACCTCAACATCCTTTAGCACCGTAGCGCCACTACTTTCAATGCAATCGCTTGGCTTTTCACACGAGTTGAAAAGTAAAATTAGAACTATGAGTGTCAATATCTTTTTCATCTTTTTCTTTTATAATCTAACCCCAACACCAAATTCTAAAGCCTCAGCTAAAAACAAGTGCGTTTTAACAGCAAAGCTTGTAAAAATTTTATCGGTAACATAATATTTAATTCCAACACGGTCATAAATAGCAATGTCTTTTTTAAACGGCTGGTAAACATAATATCCCAATTGCGCTTCGAGCGAAACCCTATTGATAAACAATTCATGCCCCACAAAAACCCCGACACGCTTGTAATCGGTATTCGGGTCAATGTTTTTCTCCGGATAAGCTACCGCGAAATATTTGATATAATCTTTAAATGAATTTGTCAGAAACAATTCGGTTCCCAACTGCAAAGCCGATTTGCGGTTCAGGCGTTTATCCGCATAAAAACCTATATGATAAAACGGTCGCTGACCACTTCCTATAATCGGACTTTCATTGATTCCGGTTCGTAAAACAAAATTGTATTTTATAGGTTCGCGGTATGATTTTTTGACCCCGGTAGTATCATTCACTATCGCTTTTTCATCATTAAAATTATAATTCACCCCTAAATTCAGCGAATAAGTATTGATTCCACTGTTGGGCGACCTCACTCTACCGTTCGAATAATGCGCAAAAAACAGTCCGGCATGAAACCCTATATTTTTAAATAGCGTCTGATTCGTATACGTCAAACCAAAATTGGTATTATCCAAAATCTTGGTTCCAAAAGCCTTATTCTTGCTGTTGGTTTCTTTATCATACGGATTGGTCGTCATCGCAAATCCTTGCGCCAGTTGCAATTGCAACCTTCTTTTCCAAAAATAAAAATTGTAAAAACCACCAACAGCATAAGCCGAGCCTAAAGGTTCGCTCTTAAAATCCTGATATAAAAAATAGGTTCCGTAATCGGGAAAATTAAACGCTTTTTGCCACTCTTTTCGGCCATGAGTTTTGACCAAAAAACGCACCATCAATCCTTCCGGATGTCCGTTAATTAAGTGATACATATCTTCTTTGTGCGGTAAAACATTCCCTCGCAAGGCTGACACCTCTATGGCATAAGTATCCTTTTGCTGCGCCAAAGCAAGGCCTGAAACCAATAAAAGAAAACAGTAAAAATGTTTCATGCTAAAAGTTAAAAACGCACAAATATAACGGAATATCTTAAGGAGCGAAGGGTTCGGGCATTTTTAACATCCATGTTCCCGCTGTCCGCACTACAAGGTAGTTGCTCCCATCGGGGCTAGTTAGGAATGCTCTTTTGCCAAAGTTAAAACACCTGTGAAGCAATTGCCTTAATATTCGCTGCTTTTCCCATCGAGTAATAATGCAAAACCGGTATTCCTGCAGCTACTAACTCTTTACTTTGTTGGGTACACCACTCAATTCCTATTTCTTTTACATGGTCGTTGTCTTTGGCTTTTACCACAGCCATAATTAAATCATCAGGCAATTCTATACTGAATCGGTGGGGAATTAAGTTCAGTTGTTTTTTAGTCGCTATAGGTTTCAATCCCGGTATAATTGGTACTGTTATGCCGGCTGTTCTGCATTTTTCTACAAAATCAAAGAATTTCTGATTGTCAAAAAACATCTGAGTAATAATGTAATCGGCACCATTTTTTATTTTTTGTTTCAGAAAATGGATGTCGCTGTCCAAGCTCGGAGCCTCCATGTGTTTCTCAGGATAACCGGCCACACCCACACAAAAATTAGTCTTAGCCGAATTCTTCAAATCTTCATCCAAGTAAATTCCGTTATTCAGATTACTGATTTGAGTAACCAATTCAGTCGCGTATTCATTCCCTTCTTTTTCCGGATGAAAATAGGTTTCGGTTTTTAAAGCATCGCCTCGTAAAGCCACAACATTATCAATTCCTAAAAAATCCAAATCAATCAAAAGGTTCTCGGTGTCTTCTTTGGTAAAACCACCACACAAGATATGCGGAATAGCATCTACATTATATTTATTCTGAATACCGGCACAAATTCCCACCGTTCCCGGACGTTTCTTAACGATTTTCTTTTGTAACAACCCATTGGGTAATTCTTTGTATTCGTATTCCTCTCTGTGATAAGTCACATCAATAAATGGCGGATTGAACTCCATCAACGGATCAATACTGTCAAAAATCGACTGAATGTTTTGCCCTTTCAAAGGCGGTAAAATCTCAAAGGAGAACAATGGTTTTCCTTTAGCGTTTTCTATATGTTGGGTTACTTTCATTCCTAGTTATAAGTTATGAATTATGAGTTATGAGTTGGTTAATCGGCAATATTTGGTGAAAGCCATTTGTTGGCTGTTTCTGTTGAAATTCCTCTTCTTTTGGCATAATCTTCTACTTGGTCATTCTTGATTTTTCCTAAGCCAAAATACTTGCTTTCCGGGTTCGCAAAATAATAGCCCGAAACCGAAGAAGCCGGCCACATTGCCATACTTTCAGTTAGCTTCACGCCTATTTCCAGTTCTACATTCAACAGTTTCCAAATGGTGGGTTTTTCTAAATGGTCAGGACAAGCAGGATAACCCGGAGCCGGGCGGATGCCTTTGTATTCTTCGTCAATCAAATCTTGATTGGTCAAACTTTCCTCGGACGCATAGCCCCAAATCTCTTTACGGACTTTTAAATGCAAATACTCAGCAAAAGCTTCTGCTAATCTATCACCAAGGGCTTTTACTAAAATCGAGTTGTAATCGTCTAATTGTTTTTCGAATTCGGCTGCTTTTTCCTCTACGCCAAATCCGGTAGCAACACAAAAACAACCAATATAATCTTGCTTTCCGCTTGCTTTTGGTGCAATAAAATCAGCTAACGCGATGTTTGGTGCTCCCGCTGTTTTTTGTGATTGTTGTCGCAAAGTCAGAAACTTATGATTAGTTCCTTCAATTTCAATATCATCATCATTGACCGTATTCGCTGGAAAAATTCCAAGAATTCCTTTCGCTGTTAACCATTTCTCGGAAACTATTTGGTTGAGCATTTTTTGGGCATCGGCGAATAAAGTAGTGGCTTGTTCCCCTACTACCTCATCCGTCAAAATCGCCGGATATTTTCCATACAGTTCCCACGAACTGAAGAAGGGTGTCCAGTCGATGAAATCAACTAGTTCAGATAATTCAACATCAATGGTTTTTGTTCCGATGAAATTTGGTTTAACCGGTGTGAAATTATTCCAATCTAATTGTAATTTATTCTTTCTTGCATCCTCAATTGAAAGGTAATTTTTATCTCGACTTCGACTTAAATAGCCTTCCCGGAGTTTGTCGTATTCGGCCCGAACGGTTTGAGCATAAGCTATTTTAGTTTCTGCTTGAAGCAAATTACTGGCTACGGTTACCGCACGCGAAGCATCGTTTACGTGAACCACCGTTTCTTTATATTCCGGTGCAATTTTCACAGCCGTATGCGCTCTAGAAGTCGTAGCTCCGCCTATCATGACCGGAATTTTGATGTTGAGTTTGTCCATTTCTTTGGCCAAATACACCATTTCATCCAGCGAAGGCGTAATCAATCCGCTCAACCCAATGATATCGACATTTTCGCGAACAGCCGCTTCAATGATTTTTTCCGGTGGCACCATTACGCCCAAATCGATGATTTCAAAATTGTTGCAGGCCAATACTACGGCTACTATATTTTTGCCGATGTCGTGCACATCTCCTTTTACGGTGGCCATCAAAACCTTTCCGGCGGAGGATGATTTCCCGTCTTTAGAAGCTTCTATATATGGTAGCAAATAGGCCACGGCTTTCTTCATTACACGGGCTGATTTTACCACTTGAGGCAAAAACATTTTCCCGCTTCCGAATAAATCACCCACCACATTCATCCCGGCCATCAAATTGATTTCGATAACTTCAATGGGTTTGGAGGCTACTTGTCTTGCTTCTTCAACATCTATTTCTATAAATTCGTCAATTCCTTTCACTAACGAATGGGTTAATCGGTCTTGTACCGAACCACTGCGCCATTCTTGAATCGCTTTTTCGTTGGTCTTGAAATCGCCTTTGAAGCTTTCGGCTAAATCCAATAATCTTTCTGTGGCATCTTCTCTTCTATTTAGCAAAACATCTTCTACATGTTCCAATAAGATTGGATCGATTTCATCATAAATCTCCAACATTTCCGGATTCACAATTCCCATCGTCATGCCGTTTTTAATCGCGTGGTATAAGAACGCCGAATGCATGGCTTCCCGTACTTTGTCATTCCCACGAAATGAAAACGACACATTACTCACCCCACCGGAAACACCGGCATAAGGCAAGTTTTCGCGAATCCATTTGGTGGCTCTGAAGAAATCTAAGGCGTTTAATTTGTGTTCTTCCATTCCGGTAGCCACCGGGAAAATATTCGGATCAAAGATGATGTCTTCCGCCGGAAAATGCACTTCATTGACTAAGATATCATAACTTCTTTTACAGATTTCAATTCTTCTTTCATAGTTATCAGCCTGACCTTCTTCATCAAAAGCCATAACGATTACTGCGGCACCATATCTTTTAATCAACTTCGCATGATGAATGAAAGCTGCTTTCCCTTCTTTTAAAGAAATGGAATTCACAACCCCTTTACCTTGTACTACCTTCAAACCGGCTTCAATGATTTCCCATTTGGAACTGTCAATCATTACCGGAACTCGAGCAATATCTGGTTCGGCGGCAATCAGGTTGAGGAATTTGGTCATCGCATAAACCCCGTCCAACATTCCTTCATCCATATTGATGTCGATGATTTGTGCTCCGCCTTCCACTTGGTTGCGGGCAATATCGAGTGCTTCTTCGTATTTTTCTTCTTTAATAAGTCGCAAGAATTTACGCGAACCGGTTACGTTGGTGCGTTCTCCTACGTTAATGAAATTAGATTCCGGAGTCACGATAAGCGGCTCTAAACCGGATAGTTTTAAATATTTTGTTGCTTCCGCCATTATATCGTTTCTAAAATATGTCTTGGTTTAAATTCTTTGGCTACTTCAGCGATGGCTTTGATATGTTCCGGAGTTGTACCGCAGCAACCGCCAATGATGTTTACTAAATTATCTTGTAAATACTCTTTGATTAAGGCTTGCATTTCCTGTGGTGTTTGGTCGTATTGCCCGAAAGCATTAGGCAAACCGGCATTAGGATGAGCAGAAATATTTAAGGTTGTATTGTGGGCTAAACGCTTTAAATACGGTTTTAATTGGTCGGCACCAAGAGCACAATTAAATCCTATGCTTAGTAAAGGAATATGGGCAATGGAAATCAAAAAGGCTTCTACTGTTTGCCCGGAAAGGGTTCGTCCTGAAGCATCGGTAATGGTTCCAGAAACCATTACAGGTATGTCTAAATTGCGTTCTTCCTTGACTTCTTCAATAGCGAATAAAGCCGCTTTGGCGTTAAGTGTGTCGAAAATGGTTTCTACTAAAAGTACATCGACTCCACCTTCAATTAAGGCTTCTACTTGTTGTTTGTAGGCTATGCGCAAATCGTCAAAGGTTACCGCTCTGAATCCCGGATCGTTTACATCGGGTGACATGGAAGCAGTTCTGTTGGTTGGTCCGATGGAACCGGCTACGAAACGTGGTCTGTCTGTAAATTCATCGGCTACTTCACGGGCAATTTTGGCGGATTCGTAGTTTAATTCATAAACCAAATCTTCCAAGTGGTAATCGGCCATACCGATTGTGGTTCCTGAGAACGTGTTGGTTTCTACGATATCGGCACCGGCTTGAAAATATAGGCGGTGGACTTGTTTTACTGCTTCGGGTTGGGTGATGGAAAGCAAATCATTATTGCCTTTCAGCGGATGGGGAAAATCCTTAAAGCGTTCACCTCGGAAATCTTCTTCGGAGAAATTGTTGCGTTGCAGCATCGTTCCCATGGCACCGTCGAGGACGAGAATTCTTTCTTTTATGGCGTCTTGAATTGTTGACATATTTTTTTGGGTGTTGTGTCTTGGTTGTCGGTTGTTGAGTAGGCAACTGACTCCAAGAAATCAATACATTTTACTTTTTAGCCCCGATTGACGCGACTGCCATGCAGTGCAAAAAGCGGGAATAGGGACTGCTGCAATTGCGCAAGCCATTCGCTCTTAAAAATTATAAATATGTTATCGTGAAAGTGAGAAAAATTCTCGGGTTATCTGCTCTCAAGTAATTTGAGATAGAATGTAGCACCTTCTTTTGGCAAAGGGTTGCTAAGCTTTCATCGGGTCTATTCCCTCCGGCTTTCGTGATAACAAACAATACGTTTATGAACGGTGCAAAGTAACATCATAGATTTTGGATTTGCAAGTCTTTTGAAAAAATAAAAACCTACAACGTTGTAGTGCTGTAGGTTTTTAGCGTTAGAGCCAAACGGCTTCTTTGATTTTAATTTTTTCGGCGATTTTGAGAATATCAGTCAAAACGCCACGAGCGGTAACTTGTTTCCCTGCGCCAGCTCCCTGGATGACAATTGGGATTTCGCCATAGGATTTGGTGTAAATTTCAATCAGGTTATCGGCGCCTTTGAGTTGACCCAATGCGGAACTTTTTGGAACTGAAATCAGTTTGACTTCCAATTCTTTTTTGATCACATCAAATTCACCTACATAACGCAAAACATGGTTTTCGGCTTGCGTGATTTTGGCAATTTGAAACGGTTTGTCAAAAAGCAATTTATTTACTGAATATTCTGCTTTGGTATTCTTTTCATTCAGATTGGGAAGCAAAAGGGTTTCTATTTTTATACCTGAAAACTCAAACTCTTGCTCTATTTCGCGAGCCAGAATCAATAATTTTCGGGCCACATCGTTTCCGGATAAATCTTCTCGGGAGTCGGGCTCCGTGTATCCTTTCTTCTCCGCATCGGCAAGAATAGTAGAAAACGGAATGTCTTCGGAAGAAAATCGATTAAAAATATAACTCAGCGAGCCGGAGAATACGCCTCGAATTTTGGTGATTTCTTCACCCGAAAAGTGTAAGTCGTTGATGGTTTGGACTACTGGTAAACCGGCACCTACATTGGTTTCATACAGAAAGGATTTGTCAAATTTTTTGAGGTTCCTTCGGAGTTCTTTGTAGAAGTCGATGTGCTGAGTATTTGCTTTTTTGTTGGCAGCAACTATATCGAACCCGTTTTGAATGAGTGGGATATAGCTTTTAATCAATTCGGAACTGGCGGTGGCATCCACAGCAATCAGGTTTTCCAATTGTTGCTCTTGAACGTATTCAATGATGTCATCGATTCGGAATGGAATAGCTGATTGGGCGAAGTTGGCTTCCCATTTGTTTTTGACGCCCTCTTTTTCAAAAAAAGCCAAAGTGGAATTGGTGATGATGGGAAAACGCAGCTCAATATTTCTTTTTTTAAGAAAGAATTGTTGGCTTTCGATTACCTGATTGATTAAAGTGCTTCCGACATTTCCGATGCCGAAAAGGATGACATTGACTCTAAGCGCTGACATAATTATGTTGATTTTGTTTGTTAAAAATAGGTTCTAAAATTTGAGCTAGCTGTTCGAATTCTATCAAAAAAGCATCGTGTCCGTGGATGGATTGGATTTCGTGATAAAAGACATTTTCTTTTACGGTTTGCAATTGCCGGTGCGTTTCGCGGTTTTCCTCGGGAATAAAAAAATAATCCGTGTCAACAGCCACCACATGAATATGAGCTTGGATTGTTTGGGCAACAGTCAAAAATTCTTTTCGGTTACGAGTGATGTCATTTGTTTTCAGTAAATGATTCATCAATTTATAAGCCGATAAACGAAAGCGGTTTTTGAGTTTGAACCCATGAGTAATCAGCCAATTTTCGATTTGAAAGATGGACAAGTTGTTGAACTTATTCCTTTGAAACCGTTGGTTGATGGATTGTGGTGTTCGGTACAAAAGCATTGCATGCAATCGGGCATCAGCAATCGGATCGTCAGAATTGTTGAGAATTTGGTCTTGAATCAACACATTGGCAATGACCCAATCGGTGGCTTTCCAATCGGTGGCGATGGGAATTAAATGCTCGATTTTGTTGGGTTGTAAAACAGCCATTTCCCAGGCTACGGCTCCGCCCAAACTCCCTCCTATTACAGCAAAAACTTTTTTGATGTTTAAAAACTGCAGGCCTTCCCAAAAAATTCGCGCTACATCTCGAATGGTAAAATCCTGATAATTGGAAATTAAATTCCCAAAATTATTATCATATCCATTTCCCGGAATATTAAAGGCTATAACGGTAAAGTAAGTAGTGTCGATGATTTTATGGTCACCTATCAAATCATTCCACCAGCCGTTTTCTCCGGTCACCGTGGAGTTTCCGGTTAAAGCATGATTTACCACCACCACCGGAGCTGTGCCGATGGGCTTCCCAAAAGTTTGATAAAACAACGAAAGATAAGGACGTTGCTTCCCGTTTTCTAAATCAAAAGTAAACAGGTCTATTTTTTCTAAATTTTTCATTTTTATTTTTTTTAAAAGACTGCCTCCAACCTTGAAACTGCAGACAGTCTTAGCAAACAAAACCTAACCTATAGTTTTATTTTTCAGTATTAGGCGACTGCTGAGGATTCATATTCCTTGAACAACACTACGGAAACCGGAGTTGGATTGGCCAAATTATCCTGAACCGGACAGCGATTTTCAACAGCGATTAACCAATCTTTTAATTGCTCTAAAGTAGCATCGGATGTTGGTTTAACTACTACTTCAACCGATTTGAAACCCGCTCTTTCATAGCTGATTTTCCCCTGATACTTATCTAAACTTAGGGTTCCTGAAATTTCTATTTGAAGTGATTTTAAAACAATACCCTGTTCTTTAGCTACCAATTCCCCAACAGCATTAATGCAACCGGCATAACCTGCCAGAATTTATTCTATCGGACTGGGGCCTTCCAGTTCCGGGAATTGTTCGTTTTTACTGATTCGGATATCGAAGCTTTGGGCTTTAACTACGAACTGATTATTGTCTTTAACGTAACCTAATACGGTTACTGTTTTTGTGCTCATGATTTATACGGTTTGTGGGGATTTAATGGTAGTGAATACCGCTTGTAAATCGGCTTTCAAATCGTCGATGTTTTCTAAACCAACTGACAAACGAATCAGGTCTTTGGTTACTCCGGCCGCTTCTTGTTCGGCATCAGACAACTGTTGATGGGTGGTACTGGCGGGATGGATGATTAACGATTTAGTGTCACCGATGTTGGCTAACAGTGAAAATAATTTGGTGTTGTCAGCTACTTTCTTAGCAGCTTCGAATCCTCCTTTTAATCCGAATGTTACGATACCGCTTTTGCCTTCCGGTAAATATTCATCGGCTAAAGTTTTGTATTCTGAAGTTGCCAATCCCGGATAATTTACCCAGGCAACCTGCTCCTGTTTTTCTAACCATTGCGCTAAATCCAAAGCATTTTCGCTGTGTTTTTTGATTCGAATTTCCAAAGTCTCTAACCCTTGAATGGTTTG
Above is a genomic segment from Flavobacterium phycosphaerae containing:
- the metH gene encoding methionine synthase codes for the protein MAEATKYLKLSGLEPLIVTPESNFINVGERTNVTGSRKFLRLIKEEKYEEALDIARNQVEGGAQIIDINMDEGMLDGVYAMTKFLNLIAAEPDIARVPVMIDSSKWEIIEAGLKVVQGKGVVNSISLKEGKAAFIHHAKLIKRYGAAVIVMAFDEEGQADNYERRIEICKRSYDILVNEVHFPAEDIIFDPNIFPVATGMEEHKLNALDFFRATKWIRENLPYAGVSGGVSNVSFSFRGNDKVREAMHSAFLYHAIKNGMTMGIVNPEMLEIYDEIDPILLEHVEDVLLNRREDATERLLDLAESFKGDFKTNEKAIQEWRSGSVQDRLTHSLVKGIDEFIEIDVEEARQVASKPIEVIEINLMAGMNVVGDLFGSGKMFLPQVVKSARVMKKAVAYLLPYIEASKDGKSSSAGKVLMATVKGDVHDIGKNIVAVVLACNNFEIIDLGVMVPPEKIIEAAVRENVDIIGLSGLITPSLDEMVYLAKEMDKLNIKIPVMIGGATTSRAHTAVKIAPEYKETVVHVNDASRAVTVASNLLQAETKIAYAQTVRAEYDKLREGYLSRSRDKNYLSIEDARKNKLQLDWNNFTPVKPNFIGTKTIDVELSELVDFIDWTPFFSSWELYGKYPAILTDEVVGEQATTLFADAQKMLNQIVSEKWLTAKGILGIFPANTVNDDDIEIEGTNHKFLTLRQQSQKTAGAPNIALADFIAPKASGKQDYIGCFCVATGFGVEEKAAEFEKQLDDYNSILVKALGDRLAEAFAEYLHLKVRKEIWGYASEESLTNQDLIDEEYKGIRPAPGYPACPDHLEKPTIWKLLNVELEIGVKLTESMAMWPASSVSGYYFANPESKYFGLGKIKNDQVEDYAKRRGISTETANKWLSPNIAD
- a CDS encoding OsmC family protein; this translates as MLAGYAGCINAVGELVAKEQGIVLKSLQIEISGTLSLDKYQGKISYERAGFKSVEVVVKPTSDATLEQLKDWLIAVENRCPVQDNLANPTPVSVVLFKEYESSAVA
- a CDS encoding homoserine dehydrogenase family protein, translating into MSALRVNVILFGIGNVGSTLINQVIESQQFFLKKRNIELRFPIITNSTLAFFEKEGVKNKWEANFAQSAIPFRIDDIIEYVQEQQLENLIAVDATASSELIKSYIPLIQNGFDIVAANKKANTQHIDFYKELRRNLKKFDKSFLYETNVGAGLPVVQTINDLHFSGEEITKIRGVFSGSLSYIFNRFSSEDIPFSTILADAEKKGYTEPDSREDLSGNDVARKLLILAREIEQEFEFSGIKIETLLLPNLNEKNTKAEYSVNKLLFDKPFQIAKITQAENHVLRYVGEFDVIKKELEVKLISVPKSSALGQLKGADNLIEIYTKSYGEIPIVIQGAGAGKQVTARGVLTDILKIAEKIKIKEAVWL
- a CDS encoding alpha/beta fold hydrolase, producing the protein MKNLEKIDLFTFDLENGKQRPYLSLFYQTFGKPIGTAPVVVVNHALTGNSTVTGENGWWNDLIGDHKIIDTTYFTVIAFNIPGNGYDNNFGNLISNYQDFTIRDVARIFWEGLQFLNIKKVFAVIGGSLGGAVAWEMAVLQPNKIEHLIPIATDWKATDWVIANVLIQDQILNNSDDPIADARLHAMLLYRTPQSINQRFQRNKFNNLSIFQIENWLITHGFKLKNRFRLSAYKLMNHLLKTNDITRNRKEFLTVAQTIQAHIHVVAVDTDYFFIPEENRETHRQLQTVKENVFYHEIQSIHGHDAFLIEFEQLAQILEPIFNKQNQHNYVSA
- the metF gene encoding methylenetetrahydrofolate reductase [NAD(P)H]; amino-acid sequence: MKVTQHIENAKGKPLFSFEILPPLKGQNIQSIFDSIDPLMEFNPPFIDVTYHREEYEYKELPNGLLQKKIVKKRPGTVGICAGIQNKYNVDAIPHILCGGFTKEDTENLLIDLDFLGIDNVVALRGDALKTETYFHPEKEGNEYATELVTQISNLNNGIYLDEDLKNSAKTNFCVGVAGYPEKHMEAPSLDSDIHFLKQKIKNGADYIITQMFFDNQKFFDFVEKCRTAGITVPIIPGLKPIATKKQLNLIPHRFSIELPDDLIMAVVKAKDNDHVKEIGIEWCTQQSKELVAAGIPVLHYYSMGKAANIKAIASQVF
- a CDS encoding homocysteine S-methyltransferase family protein; the encoded protein is MSTIQDAIKERILVLDGAMGTMLQRNNFSEEDFRGERFKDFPHPLKGNNDLLSITQPEAVKQVHRLYFQAGADIVETNTFSGTTIGMADYHLEDLVYELNYESAKIAREVADEFTDRPRFVAGSIGPTNRTASMSPDVNDPGFRAVTFDDLRIAYKQQVEALIEGGVDVLLVETIFDTLNAKAALFAIEEVKEERNLDIPVMVSGTITDASGRTLSGQTVEAFLISIAHIPLLSIGFNCALGADQLKPYLKRLAHNTTLNISAHPNAGLPNAFGQYDQTPQEMQALIKEYLQDNLVNIIGGCCGTTPEHIKAIAEVAKEFKPRHILETI
- a CDS encoding acyloxyacyl hydrolase, with the protein product MKHFYCFLLLVSGLALAQQKDTYAIEVSALRGNVLPHKEDMYHLINGHPEGLMVRFLVKTHGRKEWQKAFNFPDYGTYFLYQDFKSEPLGSAYAVGGFYNFYFWKRRLQLQLAQGFAMTTNPYDKETNSKNKAFGTKILDNTNFGLTYTNQTLFKNIGFHAGLFFAHYSNGRVRSPNSGINTYSLNLGVNYNFNDEKAIVNDTTGVKKSYREPIKYNFVLRTGINESPIIGSGQRPFYHIGFYADKRLNRKSALQLGTELFLTNSFKDYIKYFAVAYPEKNIDPNTDYKRVGVFVGHELFINRVSLEAQLGYYVYQPFKKDIAIYDRVGIKYYVTDKIFTSFAVKTHLFLAEALEFGVGVRL